One Cupriavidus taiwanensis LMG 19424 DNA segment encodes these proteins:
- a CDS encoding acetoacetate--CoA ligase, translating to MDRFYLLDASFCPSVNQGRTPIYSSSPERAVASQMTAFTAALQASTGQSFHRYGALHDFSVREYRTFWRCFLQWSQGLAWSGSPEPVCVGDDCEHARFFPNVLLNYAENLLGLEVAGPDAPALTACHADGRRERLTRGELRDRVARAAHALSQLGLREGDRVVAVMRNDAQAVVAALAVTALGATLSTAAAEMSVETLLDRFAPLAPRLLLAHTAQRPFDTGLSLADNVAGLAAALPSLEGIVQLDDGVLPATVGQPVHALGELIRRGDAGHFAWRRFPFNHPLFIMFSSGTTGKPKCIVHGAGGSLLEHLKEHRLHSDLRPGDRLYFHTTCAWMMWNWQLSSLASGVEIVTYDGPIATVDALWRLVADERVTVFGTSPAYLKMCEDAGLVPGQQFDLGALRAMMSTGSVLFDAQFEWVRDHVKPLPLQSICGGTDILGCFVLGNPNLPVYAGEAQCKSLALDVQAWEHGAPTSGIGDLVCANPFPSRPLGFYGDVDGKGFHKAYFSANAGVWTHGDRIEFPPEGTARLHGRSDGVLNVRGVNVGPGEIYRVLRDIPEIREAMVVEQRAHTAPPDRTHAERYDQRMVLLLVLQDGVALTGALAARVRRDLARRASPTHVPDRILAVPELPATHNGKLSEAAARNAVNGLPVGNAAALRNPGCLDAIRHHPALNLAARELPAPGASREQLERHLQALWERLFDFAPIGRDDNFFDLGGHSLLAARLLADVHQSTGRTIPLATMLFAPTIAGLAAAIEEAACPRPSPNLVPIRGGTGSPLFLVHGASGSVMECWGMVNALRTSRPVYGLQARGLDGEQPTQRRVEDMAASYIEQIRSLQPSGPYALAGYSFGGLVAYEMAQQLSRAGERVELLCLLDTYVCEHFLPWRTWMRYCWNYPAWQLRKLRAVTAAQRLRYLRYALRRAAEGVGMRRDRITCRPDAFTESLPPALRLVRETMGRAMTTYRPRPYHAGPVLYLRAAIRQQQRGDPLSLWRRVALGGLTIAEVPCSHFDLVQEPNLQAVAAILDEGLAHA from the coding sequence ATGGATCGATTTTATTTGTTGGACGCCTCGTTCTGCCCGAGCGTCAACCAGGGTCGCACTCCAATCTACAGCAGCTCGCCCGAGCGCGCCGTGGCGTCGCAGATGACCGCGTTCACGGCGGCCCTGCAGGCGAGCACCGGGCAGTCCTTCCACCGCTACGGCGCGCTGCACGATTTCTCGGTACGGGAATACCGGACATTCTGGCGCTGCTTCCTGCAGTGGTCGCAGGGGCTGGCGTGGTCGGGCAGCCCCGAGCCGGTCTGCGTCGGCGACGACTGCGAGCATGCCCGCTTCTTCCCGAACGTGCTGCTGAACTATGCTGAAAACCTGCTCGGGCTGGAGGTTGCGGGGCCCGACGCACCGGCGCTGACCGCCTGCCACGCCGATGGCCGGCGCGAACGGCTGACCCGCGGCGAGCTGCGCGACCGCGTCGCGCGCGCGGCACATGCCTTGTCGCAACTGGGTCTGCGCGAAGGGGATCGCGTGGTCGCGGTGATGCGCAACGACGCGCAAGCCGTGGTTGCGGCACTGGCCGTGACCGCGCTCGGCGCAACGCTGTCGACCGCAGCGGCCGAGATGAGCGTCGAGACCCTGCTCGATCGCTTCGCGCCACTGGCGCCGCGGCTGCTGCTTGCCCATACCGCGCAGCGCCCCTTCGACACCGGCCTCTCGCTGGCGGACAACGTCGCCGGCCTGGCGGCCGCGCTGCCGTCTCTGGAGGGCATCGTCCAGCTCGACGACGGTGTATTGCCGGCCACCGTCGGCCAGCCCGTCCATGCGCTGGGCGAACTGATCCGCCGCGGCGACGCCGGGCACTTTGCCTGGCGTCGCTTTCCGTTCAACCATCCGCTCTTCATCATGTTTTCGTCCGGCACCACCGGCAAGCCCAAGTGCATCGTGCACGGCGCCGGCGGCAGCCTGCTGGAGCACCTGAAGGAGCACCGCCTGCACTCCGATCTCCGGCCCGGCGATCGCCTGTATTTCCATACCACCTGTGCGTGGATGATGTGGAACTGGCAGCTGTCGTCGCTGGCCTCGGGGGTGGAGATCGTCACCTATGACGGCCCGATCGCCACGGTCGACGCATTGTGGCGGCTGGTCGCGGACGAGCGTGTCACGGTGTTCGGCACCAGTCCCGCCTACCTGAAGATGTGCGAGGACGCGGGACTGGTGCCCGGCCAGCAGTTCGACCTGGGCGCCCTGCGCGCGATGATGTCGACCGGATCGGTGCTGTTCGACGCGCAGTTCGAATGGGTGCGCGATCACGTCAAGCCGCTGCCGCTGCAGTCGATCTGCGGCGGCACCGACATCCTCGGCTGCTTTGTGCTGGGCAACCCGAACCTGCCGGTCTATGCGGGTGAAGCCCAATGCAAGAGCCTGGCGCTCGATGTGCAGGCGTGGGAACACGGCGCGCCCACCAGCGGGATCGGCGATCTGGTGTGCGCGAACCCGTTCCCGTCGCGTCCGCTCGGCTTCTATGGCGACGTGGACGGCAAGGGCTTCCACAAGGCCTACTTCTCGGCCAACGCGGGGGTGTGGACCCACGGCGACCGGATCGAATTCCCGCCCGAAGGGACGGCGCGGCTGCATGGCCGCTCCGACGGCGTGCTCAATGTCCGCGGCGTCAATGTCGGACCGGGCGAGATCTACCGGGTGCTGCGCGATATCCCGGAGATCCGCGAGGCGATGGTGGTCGAGCAGCGCGCGCACACGGCACCGCCCGACCGCACCCACGCTGAGCGGTACGACCAGCGCATGGTGCTGCTGCTGGTCCTGCAGGATGGCGTCGCGCTGACCGGCGCGCTGGCCGCCCGCGTGCGCCGCGACCTGGCGCGCCGCGCCTCGCCCACGCATGTGCCCGACCGCATCCTAGCCGTACCCGAGCTGCCGGCCACGCATAACGGCAAACTCTCCGAAGCGGCAGCACGCAATGCCGTCAACGGCCTGCCGGTGGGCAATGCCGCGGCGTTGCGCAATCCCGGCTGCCTCGACGCCATCCGCCATCATCCGGCGCTGAACCTGGCCGCGCGCGAATTGCCCGCCCCCGGCGCATCGCGTGAGCAACTGGAGCGCCATTTGCAGGCCCTGTGGGAACGACTGTTCGATTTCGCCCCGATCGGCCGCGACGACAATTTCTTCGACCTCGGCGGACATTCGCTGCTGGCCGCACGCCTGCTGGCCGACGTGCACCAATCCACCGGACGCACGATTCCACTGGCCACGATGCTGTTCGCGCCCACCATTGCGGGCCTGGCCGCGGCGATCGAAGAGGCCGCGTGTCCGCGGCCTTCGCCCAACCTGGTGCCCATACGCGGCGGCACCGGCTCGCCGCTGTTCCTGGTGCATGGCGCGAGCGGCTCGGTGATGGAGTGCTGGGGCATGGTCAATGCGCTGCGGACTTCGCGCCCGGTCTACGGCCTGCAGGCACGCGGCCTCGACGGCGAACAGCCGACCCAGCGGCGCGTCGAGGATATGGCGGCCAGCTACATCGAACAGATACGCAGCTTGCAGCCGAGCGGCCCGTACGCGCTGGCCGGCTACTCCTTCGGCGGGCTGGTCGCGTACGAGATGGCGCAACAACTGTCCCGCGCGGGTGAGCGCGTCGAGCTGCTGTGCCTGCTCGACACCTATGTCTGCGAGCATTTCCTGCCATGGCGCACCTGGATGCGCTACTGCTGGAACTATCCCGCCTGGCAGTTGCGCAAGCTGCGCGCGGTGACGGCGGCACAGCGCCTGCGCTACCTGCGGTACGCACTGCGCCGCGCCGCCGAAGGCGTGGGCATGCGCCGCGACCGCATCACATGCCGGCCCGATGCCTTTACCGAATCGCTGCCGCCGGCGCTGCGGCTGGTGCGCGAAACCATGGGCCGCGCCATGACGACCTATCGGCCGCGGCCGTATCACGCCGGCCCGGTGCTCTACCTGCGCGCCGCCATCCGGCAGCAGCAGCGCGGCGACCCGCTGTCGCTGTGGCGGCGCGTCGCGCTCGGCGGCCTGACCATTGCGGAGGTGCCTTGCAGCCATTTCGACCTGGTCCAAGAACCGAACCTGCAGGCGGTGGCGGCGATCCTGGACGAGGGGCTTGCGCACGCGTGA